The stretch of DNA CCCCACGACCGACGGCAAGGTCATCCGCGTGCCGGTGCCCGCGCTGACCGAGGAGCGGCGCAAGGAGCTGTCCCGGCTCGCGCACAAGTACGCCGAGGACGGCCGCAACGCCGTGCGTCAGGTCCGGCGCGACGCGAACGATCGGCTGAAGAAGCTCCTCAAGGAGCACAAGATCTCGGAAGACGATGAGCGGCGGGCGCTCGACGACGTGCAGAAGATCACCGATCAGCACGTGGCGCTCATCGACGACGTCCAGAAGAAGAAGGACGCAGAGCTGCTCGGCCGGTAGCGTGCCTACGTTCTTCTCCCACCTGGAGTGCTCGGTACCGTGCGGTGCCGGCCCCTTCGATCCGCGGCAGCGCCACCAGACGTGCACGTGCGGCGCGCCGCTGCTCGCGCGCTACGACCTGACGGCCGCGCGGCGATGGCCGAAGTCGTCGCTCGCCGGCCGCGATACCTCGCTCTGGCGCTACCAGGAGATCCTGCCGCTCTTCGAGAGCGACAACGGCGTCGATCCGCCGGTGTCGCTCGGCGAGGGGTGGACGCCCCTCCTGCGCACACGGCGGCTCGGCAAGGCGCTCGGGCTCGACCGGCTGTACGTGAAGGACGAATCCGCGAATCCCACCGGCACCGTCCGCGCGCGCGGCATGGCGACCGCCGCGACGCGCGCGCTGCACCTCGGCGCCCGCGTGCTCACGATGGCGACGGCCGGCAGCGGCGCGCCGGCCATGGCCGCGTACGCCTCGCGAGGCGGCCTCGATGCCCGCGTCTTCATGCCGCGTGATGCGCGCCGGCCGTTCGTCAAGGAGTGCGAGCTGGCGGGCGCGGTCGTGACGCTCGTGGACGGCCCAGCGACGAGCGCCGTGGCGCATGCATCCGATCGCGTGGCGACGTCGGGCTGGTATCACGTGACCGCGTTTCACGAGCCGTATCGGCTCGAAGGCGAGAAGACCCTTGGTTACGAGCTGGCCGAGCAGTGCGGCTGGCAACTCCCCGACTGGATCGGCTGCCCGGTCGGAGAAGGCACGGCCGTCGTGGGCCTCTGGAAGGCGTTTGCCGAGATGGCGGCGCTCGGCTGGATCGATCCGGTCCGCCGGCCGCGCCTCGTCTGCGTGCAGGCGGCTGGCTGCGCGCCGCTCGTCCGCGCCTTCGGCGCCGGCGCCGAGAAAGCGGTGGCGTGGGACCGGCCGCAGACGATCGCGGACGATCTGCGGATTCCCGACACGTCGGGAGACGCGCTGGCGCTCCGCGCAATCCGCGAGAGCGGCGGCGTCGCCACGGCGGTCGGCGACGCCGAGATGATCGCCGGCGTGAAAGAGTGCGGTCAGACGGAAGGGCTGAGCGCGTCGCCCGGCACGGGCGCCGTCGTGCACGCCCTGCGCGTGCTGGCCAGCGAAGGCCAGATCAAACCGCAGGAAATCGTCGTCGTCCTCAACACCGGCAGCGCCACGCGGTACTTGGATGTGCTCGCGGGCAGTTGACGACCTCACGTGTTAGACTGTGAGGTCGTTGCCTGCCGTGCGGACGCCATCGTACGCACGGCGGACACGCCACGAGTGGGCGGCTAGCTCAGCTGGGAGAGCGCCGCGTTCGCAACGCGGAGGTCGCGAGTTCGAGCCTCGCGCCGTCCACCAAATAGACTTTCACAGAATCAGCGTGTTCGAGGGTATAGCCGAGAAGCTGGTCGAGGTACCAGCTTCTGTCGGGGGCGCCTTGGGGTGCGGGTGCCGAGGTCAGCGGGCGTCGCTTCACGCTCGGGTCGGTCGAGGGCGTATCATGGCCATCGTGAGCCCTCATCTGGTCATCGACCGCGGCGCGGTGACGGCGTTCTGCCAGCGGCACCGTATCGCGCGACTGGCGCTCTTCGGCTCGGCACTCCGCGACGACTTCGGCCTACATAGCGACGTCGATGTGCTGGTGGAGTTCCAGCCAGGTCATGTTCCTGGACTCAACTTCGTCAGTATGGAGCGCGAGCTGTCTGCGTTGTTCCAGGGGCGCCGGGTGGACCTCGTCACGCCAAAGTTTCTGAACCAGCGGATCAGAGAACAAGTGCTGCGGGAGGCCGAAACGCTGTATGTCGCCGCGTGATCTCGTCTACGTCGGGCACATGCTCGACATGGCGAGGAAGGCGGTGGCCAAGGTCAAGAATCTTCCCCGCGAGACCTACGACACCGATGAGAACCTGCGCCTCGCCCTCATTCATCTCGTTCAGGTGATCGGCGAAGCGGCCCGCCAAGTGTCACGCGAGTTCGCAGCGGCCCATTCCGAAATCCCTTGGGAGAACATCGTCGGGATGCGCCACAAAGTCGTGCACGACTATCTCGGCGTGGACGAAGACATCGTGTGGCAAGTCGTCACTGCGGATCTCCCGAAGCTCGTCAAGGCGCCGGAACCGCTGGTTCCACGGGCGTCTTGAACCCGAGATACGGGGCTAGCGTGTCAACACGACGGTATCCCCGGGAACCATAGCTCGCCCCGAGAACACGAGTTGATTCTCACCACGCTGGGCGCGCGTCGGGGAACGGCGTGGTCGTCTGGGACGGGGAGTGGGCGTGATCCGAATCGGTGGCGCCGGTGTGTCGGAAGCCCTGGCACGTGATGCCGCGGCTCTCGCTTGGACGGCACGCCAGCCCCGTATCGGCGCCGGTCCGCACGTCCACGCATCGACCAGCCCTCCGCGTCGTGCATCGATTGCGAATGAGATAGGGCTACATGTGCGCGCGGCAGACGGCGCGCTCGACCAGGATCTCGGATCGACGCGCGCGCGTCAGCCAACGGGAATCGCTTCGATGTCCTGGCGCAGCGCCTCCAACGCCGCGGAGACCTGCCGGTGTTCCTCGGCTGTCAAGGCGAGCAACGGCAGGAACGCGACCACCGTGTCGTAGGCGGCCTGTGCCTGGCGACGACTCCAGTGCCGGTTCTCACGATCGTGCGGCGCGGTGCGCGCCAGGCCGGCGAGCGTCGAACCCGCGGTCAGCTCGGCCCACAGAAACTGCAGTCCGCCCGACTCGAATCGACCATCGAGCTCGTCGTCCACCAGAGACGGGTTGCGGTCGTGCCCCATCGCGCGCTCCCTCGCGCTCGCGCGCGTTTACGCACTAGGAGAGCAATCACCGTTCCGGCCGGTCACGCCGGTGCCTCGGGCATTTCGTCAGCCGCGGACGTGCTGGGCCGCGCCAAACGCACCGGACCCCCTGTAATCGCTACCCGCCGCCATTCAGCGGCTGGTCGACTCCGCCCGCCGGCCCGACGCGAGCGCAGAGCCGTTTCGCGGTGCCTTGGCGCAGCTCGACTCGACTGCGGCGGGCGCTCATCCGCAGGCTCGGCCGCCGCGTCAGGGCGCGCGGCGGCAGGCACTAAACCGGCGCCTGCTCCAGGATGGCCTTGACGGCCGGATCCTGCGCGGCGGTGAGCGCCGCCGCCCGTGCGTCCTTCTTCGAGTAGCCGGTGCCTTTGGCAACGATGGGACCCGTCGGGCGTTTCTGATCGTCGAGGCCGACGACCTCGCACATGATCTTGTCGTCTCGAATGGCGCGGTATCTGACGATGTACTCCACGACGGCATCTTATAGGACCTCGGTAGCCGCGCCGAGCTCCGGAGCGCGCACGGCCCCTGGACGGGCTGCTAGACTGGCCCTATGGGTCCAACCCGACTCACGTTGACGGTCCTGCTCGCTGCCGCGTCCAGCGTGCTGGCGCAGGCGCCACCGGCGGCTGCCGATCTCGCGGCGCGCATCCAGGCGCGCTACGCGTCGGTCCGTGACTTCACCGCCGACTTCACGCAGACGCAGACGAGCGCGATCAGCCGCGGCACCTACGTCGACCGCGGCAAGGTTGCCGTCAAGAAGCCGGGCCGCATGCGGTGGGTGACGAGCACCGGCAGCCGAAGCGAGCTCGTGGCCGACGGCTCGCAGCTCTACTTCTATCTGCCGAAGGACAAGATCGTCCAGGTGAGCCCGATGCCGAAGGACTCGCAGGCGTCGACCGCGCTGCTGCTGCTCGCGGGCCGCGGCGACCTCACGAGGGACTTCACGCCGGATCCCGACGTCGAGCGCGGTCCGAACGACTGGCGCCTCACGCTCATGCCGGCCGCGCCGCAGCCGGATTTCAAGACGCTGACGCTGGCCGTGGACCGGTCGTCGCTGCAGCTTCGTGGGCTGACGGTCGTGGACGCCCAGGGCGGCGTGCAGCGCTTCGAGTTCTCGAACCTGCGCGAGAACCAGGGTCTTCCGGACTCGACCTTCGCCTTCACCATTCCCAAAGGCGTCGAAGTGCGCCGAGCGGGAACGCAAGGCCAGCCGGCGCGGCCGGCTCAGGTGCCGTAGCGCACGACGTCCGCGCCCAGGCTGCGAAGCCGGTCCACCAGGTCTTCGTAGCCCCGCTCCACGGTCTCGATCTCCAGGATGGTGCTCTCTCCTTCGGCGACGAGCGCCGCCGCCACGAGCGCCATGCCGGATCGGATGTCGCGGCTGTCGAGCGTCCGGCCTCGCAGTTTCGTCGGACCGGTGACGATGATCCGGTGGGGATCGCACAGGAACAGATCCGCGCGCATGGCGCTCAACTGCTCGAGGGCGAAGAGCCGAAGCTCGTACATCCAGTCGTGCACGAGCGTGGCACCGGCGGCCTGCGTCGCCAGCACGGTCACGAGGCTGACGATGTCGCTCGGGAAGGCCGGCCAGAGCCCGGTGGTCAGCCGCCGCATCCCGACGAGCTGCGACGGACGCACGGCGAAACGCTGATCCGCCAGGTCGAAGTCGAGCCGCATCTCGGCCATCACGGCGGCGATGGGCTCGAGGTCTTCCGCGCACGCGCCGGTGATCTCGACCTCGCCGCCCGTGATCGCCCCGACGACGCCCCAGGACGCAGCCTCGATGTAGTCGCCGCGCAGGGTGTGCGTCGCGCCGCGGAGCCGGCCGGGCGGGTCGATGCGAATCGTCGACGTGCCGATCCCCTCCACCCCGCAACCCATGCTCTCGAGAAACGTGCAGAGCTCGGCGACGTGTGGTTCGCATGCGGCGTTCCGGATCTCGGTCGCGCCCTTCGCCAGCGCGGCGGCGAGCAACGCGGTCTCGGTGCCGGTCACCGACGCTTCGAGCAGGTACATCGACGCACCCGTCAGCCCGGATCCCGCCTCGAGCGTGTAGCCGGACGGCGTGTCGACGAGGCGTGCCCCCATGGCAAGGAGCGCGCGGACGTGCGTGGCGATCGTCCGCCGCGCGGGGAAGTCGCCACCGGGAGGTGCCAGCACGGCGCGGCCCATGCGGCCCAGCAGGGCGCCCAAGAGCAGCACCGAACCGCGCAGCCGCCCGGTGAGCGCCGCATCGGGAGAGGCCGACACGATGTCGCCGCACGTGACGCGCAGCGTCGACGTCCCCTCCCCTTCGACCGATGCGCCGATCGATCGCAGGAGCGCGCTCATCACGGCGACGTCTCGAATCCGCGGCACGTTGCGCAGCTCGCAGGTGTCGGTCGTCAGGAGCGTCGCGGCGAGGATCGGCAGCGCGGCGTTCTTGTTGCCGCTCACCGCCACTCGCCCGGACAGGCGCCGGCCGCCGCGCAGTGCAAGTTCCGCCATCAGGACCTCCCGAGCCAGACCACTTCGTCGCGCAGCACGACGCCGAAACGCTCCCGCACCGCGCGGCGCGCGGCTTCGACGACCGCGCGCACGTCGGCCGCCGTCGCCGTACCGTCGTTGACGACGAAGTTGGCGTGACGGTCCGAGATGCTGGCGCCGCCCACCCGGAAGCCTTTCAGCCCGGCCCGGTCCACCAGCGCGCCCGCCGAGGCCGGCAAGCCGGGCGGCACGCGGTCGCGGTCCGGATCGGGGTTCTGGAAGACGCAGCCGGCGCTTGGCGCGGCCAGCGGCTGCGTCCGCTTCCGGAACGCGAGCGATGCCCGCGCCGTTGCCCTGAGCGTCTCGGGATCGCCCGGCCGCACGGTGAACTCCGCCCACACCGCGATCTCGCCTGAACGCTGCAACCGGCTGGAGTCGTACCCGAAGTCCATCGCGGCGGCGTCGATCACCACCTGGCGCCCGTCGCGCGAGAGCACCATCACGCGCCGCACGAGATCGCCGATGTTGCGCCCAGCCCAGTGGGCGTTGCCGTGAATCGCGCCGCCGACCGTCCCCGGCGTCCCGGCCCATGCTTCTAGGCCAGCGAGCCCACGTCCCACCGTCCAGCGCACGAGCCCGTTGATCGTCGCGCCGGCCTCCGCCCTGACGGCATCGGCCGACGGCTGCGTGATGGCCGCGAGGTTCAGCCGCACGACGACGCCGCGGATCCCCTCGTCGGGCGCGACCACGTTCGAGCCGCCGCCGAGCAGCGTGAGGGGAACGTCCGTCGACGCCGCCAGCTCGACGATGCGCGTCAGCTCCTCGATCGTGCGAACCTCCGCGAGCCGATCGGCCGGCCCACCCACGCGAAAGGTCGTGAGCGTCGCAAGCGGGACGTCCGCGCGCAGCCGCTCGAAGCCGAGCCACTCCCCCGCCGCGGCATCGAAGCGCTGCAGATCCATCGGTCAGCGGGCGAGGGCCTCGAGCAGCCGTGCGTGCAGCCCATCGAAGCCGCCGTTGGACATGACGATCACGAGGTCGCCGTCACGCGCTTCCTCGGCAATCGTCTCCGCAATCCTGGCGGCCGTCGAAACGTGCCGTGCGTGCACGCCCGCGGTCGTCACGGCCGCGACGAGATCCTCGACCGACAGCCGCTGGTCAGGCGGAAGCGTGCCGCGGAAGACGTCAGCGATCACGATCTCGTCCGCACCGGATTCGGCGAACGCCCGGGCGAAGTCGTCCTGGAAGATCCGGCGGCACGATGTCGCGGATCGCGGCTCGAACACGCCCCAGACACGCCGGCCGGGATACGACCAGCGGACCGCCCGCAACGTTTCGAGAATCGCCGTCGGATGGTGTGCGAAGTCATCGAAGACCGACACACCACGGACGACGCCTCGGAGCTCGAGCCGGCGTTTGACGCCGGCGAACGAGCGCAGCCCCTTCTCCATCGCATCGCTCGACAGCCCGACGGCATGACCGACGGCGATGCCCGCCAGGGCGTTGCGCACGTTGTGGACGCCAAGGAGCGGCGACTCGAACCGGCCGAACGGTTCGCCACGATGCCAGACGTCGAACCGTACTCTCCCCTCCGCGGCCTCGATGGCGGAGGCGCGCCAGTCGGCCTCCGCCGCCAGCCCGAACGTCTCGACGCTCGAACGCGCGAAGGGAATCAGGCCGGCGGCTTCGGCGCTGTCGATGCCGACGAGCACGCGGCCATGCTGCGGCACGAGCGTCAAGAGCCGGCGAAAGGCCACGCGCAGCGATTCCATGTCGGGGTAAATGTCGGCGTGGTCGTACTCGAGGTTCCCGATGACGGCGACGTCAGGCAGGTATTTCAGGAACTTCGCCGTCTTGTCGAAGAACGCGCTGTCGTACTCGTCGCCCTCGATGACGAAGTCGCGTCCGCTGCCGAGCCGGTAGCTGCCGTCGAAGTTGCGCGCGATGCCGCCCACGAGCACGCTGGGATCCAGTCCCCCGGCCGTCAGCAGCCACCCCGTCAACGCGGTCGTCGTCGTCTTCCCGTGGGTGCCGGCGATCACGATCGAGTGCGCCTGCCAGAGGAACTGCTCGCGGATGACCTCCGGCAGCGACATGTACCGGATCTTGCGATCCAGCACGTTCTCGAGCTCCGGGTTGCCGCGTGACACGGCGTTGCCAATCACCACCACGTCGAGCTCCGGCGTGATGTGCGCCGCATCGAATCCGTCGAACACGCGCACCTCTTGGCGCGCGAGATACTCGCTCATCGGCGGATACATGGCGTGATCCGATCCTTGGACGTCGTGGCCACGAGCCCTGAGCATCAGCGCCAGCGTGCCCATTGCCGTGCCGCAGATCCCGATGAAGTGAAAACGCGCCATGCTACTCTGCCGCCGCTTCTTCGAAAATCACGCGCGGCCGATGCGGCGCGGCGACGACCCGCACCTCGACGCCGAGCGGGATGCTCACGAACGGCACCACGGTGTGGCCGGACGGAAACCCGAACAGCACCGGGCCAGGAAACGCGTCGAAGAACTCGGCGATCACCTCGCGGCCGGTGATGCCGCCGCCGGGCTCATCGCACCGCTCGAGCGCGCCGACCACGACGGCGGATGCGCCCGACAACCGCCCCGCATGGGCGAGCTGCGTCAGCAGCCGCCGGAGCCGGTACGGCCGCTCGCCGACCTCCTCGCAGAACAGCACGTATCCGGCGGGCGGGTCGAAGGCGTACGGCGTGCCCAGCGAAGCGGCGAGCTGCGTGAGCGTGCCGCCGAACATCGCGCCCGACGCCTCTCCGGATCGCATCACCTCCAGGGCCGGCGACGACTGCTCGCCGAGCGGCGTCGGCCCGAGGCTCGCGACGAACGACCGCGGGTCGTACGCCTCCTCGCCTCGCGACAGCCGGCCGTCGATCATCGCACCGTGGACGGACGTGACCCGGGCATGCGTATGGAGATAGGCATGGAGCGACGTGATGTCGCTGTAGCCGACGATCGCCTTGCGCGCGCGGGCAATCGCGTCGGCGTCGAGCCATGGCAGCAGCTCGGCGCTGCCGTATCCGCCTCGAATGGCCACGACCGCCGCGGTCCGGTCATCCGCGATCGCGCGCATGAGCTGGGCGGCGCGCCGCTCGGGCGTGCCGGCCACGATCGGATGGCGGTCGAACGCGTCTTCGTCGACGAGCGGCTCGAAGCCGAGGCGCCGGAGCTCCGCGAGCCCGGCCTCGAGCTCGCGCGGCTCGAAGGGACTGGCGGGCGCGACGAGCGCGATGCCGGCACCCCGCGGGACCCCGCGGAACTTCGTGAGCCCGCCGCGCGTCGTCGGCGTCAGCGCCACGCAGCCATGTCCCGGGCGATGGTCTGGTGTTCGAGCGCCCCGACGCGATCGAGGCCGGCGCGCGCGCGGCGGGCCGGCGCGAGAAACCGTGTCTTGGCCCTCGCCTGCCTGCCGAACGCGTCGTCGACGCGGTCCGTCGTCAGCCGGCCGGACTCGGCCGCGTAGATCAGCGCCTCGAGCGCTGCCACCTGCTCGTCGACCGGCGCGTTGCACAGCAGCACGACGTCGCAGCCCGCCTCGATCGCGCTCACGGCCGCCTCCGGTCCCGGCATCTCCGCGGTGACGGCCTTCATCCCGAGGTCATCGGTCATGACGAGCCCGCCGAAGCCGAGATCGCGCTTGAGCAGGCCGCTGATCAGGCGCGACGACAGCGTGGCCGGGCGACGCTCGTCGAACGCGGGCATCAGCAGGTGCGCCGTCATGATCGCCGCCACGTCTTCGGCGATCGCGCGTCTGAAGGGAACGAGCTCGACGGCGTCGAGGCGCCGGCGATCGTGCTCGACCACGGGCAGCGCCTCGTGCGAATCGACGCTCGCATCGCCGTGACCCGGAAAGTGCTTTCCACACGCGGCAATGCCGGCCTCCTGCAGGGTCCGGATCACGACGGCGCCGAGGCGGGCGACGTCATCCGCTCGATCGCTGATCGCCCGATCGCCGACCACGGGATTGGCCGGGTTCGTGAGGACGTCGAGCACCGGCGCGAAGTCGAGGTTGATTCCCACGGCGTCGAGCTCGGCGGCGAGGGCTTGCGCGAACCGGCGGGCAAGCGTCTCGTCGCCGCTGTGCCCGAGCACGCGGGCGGGCGGCCATTCGGTGAAGGGCGCCGTCAGCCGTGCCACGCGGCCGCCCTCCTGGTCGACCGCGATCCACAGCGGCCAGTCGCCGGCGAGCGCGGCGACCTCGCGCGACAGCTCGGCGAGCTGCAGCGGGTCGCGGACGTTGCGCCGGAAGTAGACGACGCCGCCGAGATCGAACGCTCTGGCGAGCTCGCGCAGGCTGTCGGGCACGGACTCGCCGGTGAAGCCCACGATCGCCAGGCGGCCGACATGACGGCGGAAATCGCGCAGCCACATGCGGCGCCATTATAATGCGCGGGTCGAAACGCCTTGGACGCGCGCGTGGACCCGCTCGACGAGATCAAACGCCTCTACTTCGCGACGACGCGCGCGACGATCGATCGCGACGTGCGCCGCGCGATCGACTGCCTCAAGCAGATGAAGACGCCCGACGAGCGGGACCGCGCCGCCGTCTACATGAGCGGCCTGGCCGAGATGCGGCGCGAATGGGCTAAGGGCGCCGGGCCCACCAAACGACCGCGACGATGACCACGAGGACGACGAGCGCGAGCACCGCGCGCAGGGCACGGATGGCGAGCCGCTGGCGCGCGAGGAAATCGCGATCGTCCTGGCTGATCTCGGCGCGAATCGCGCCGCGCTCGGCCGCCTCGCGCTCGCTCTCCTCCAGCCGCGCCTGGAAGGCCGTGACCGTCTCGTCAGGATCGGCACCGATCTCGAGGGCGTAGGCCCGCACGAACGCTCGCCCGAAGATCCCGCCCGGAAGGCGCGAGTAGTCGTTGCGCTCGAGCGCCTCGAGCGTGCCGACGGAGATCTTCGTGCGGGCGGCGATCTCGCGCAGCGATACGCCCTGCGCCTCACGCGCGCTCCTGAGCCGGAATCCGAGATCGTCCATCGACATCTCCATCTCACGCAGCCGCGGCCATGGCCGCCGTCAACTCCCGCACGGCCCGACGGACGCCGAGCGCGCCCGCAACCGATCCTTCAGGAAGGAACAGCCGGATGCCGGCGACGCCGATGGCGCCCGCCCGCGCGCAGGCTGCCGCCTGGACCGGCGTCTCGATGCCCCCGATTGCGATGACGGGCGCACGCGACGCCGTGACCGCGGCGGCCAAGCCGTCGAGGCCGACCGCGCGATGGCCCGCCGGCTTCGACGCGCTCGGGAACACCGTACCGAACAGCGCGTAGTCCACGTCGTCCTCGAGGCCGCGCGGCTCGCCCGCGTGGACGGATCGTCCCAGAACCCAGGATGGGCGCAACTGGCGAATCCGATCGGCTGGTGGCGAGCTGGCGCGCAGGTGCACGCCATCGGCCGACGCCACGATCGCGACGTCCGCGCGGTCGTTGACCAGCACGAGCGTCGCGGCCGCCCCTTTGCGCAACACGATCCGCCGCACGAGCGCGGCGAGACTCGCGGCCGCGAGGTCGGGCTCCCGCACCTGGACCATCCCGATGCCCTCCGCGATGGCGTCGTCGATCAGGGCTTCGAGCGCCGTCAGCGCCGCGGCTTCGGTCCGGGCGTCCGGTGTCAGTTGCCGCCGGTCGGTGACGAGGCAGACGACCGGAGGCGTCAGCCGCGCAGGATCACCTGGACGGACGGGCATCCGACGATCCACGGTCCCCGAACAGGCCACGGGCCTCGCGCAGCCCGCCGACGAGCGTCATGAAGCCGATCAGCACGACGGCCCAGCGGACGATCGCGGTCGACATCCACACCGCCATCCAGGGAACGGCGGCCGCGAAGAAGTTCCGCCTCCACCAAGCGGTCCACGGCGCCCAGATCAGCAGCAGGCCCGTCTCGATGAAATAGAGCGCGATGATCAGACGGGTGATCAGCGCGATGACGAGACCTCCATGCCGGTGTTCGATTAGTCCTGCATCGTATCAAACAGCGACGGCGGCCTGAACGAGCGGCGGTGCACCGGCGAGTACCCATAGCGGCTCATCGCGTCGAGGTGTTCGCGCGTCGCGTAGCCCTTGTGCCGGTCGAACCCGTAACGGGGATCGCGCTCGTGCAGCGTGTTCATGTGCCGGTCGCGGATGACCTTCGCGAGGATGGAGGCCGCAGCGATGGCAGTGCAGCGGCGATCGCCGCCGGCGATCGCCCGCTGCGGCATGACGAGATCCGGGATGCGGAACGCGTCGACGATCACGAAGCCGGGAAGCGGCGCGAGCGCCATCACGGCGGCGCGCATGGCGTGCAGCGACGCGCGGTGGATGTTCAGCCGGTCGATCTCGTCCGGCTCGACCATCGCCACGTGCCAGCACACGGCGGCGTCCACGATCTCTGCGAACAGCCGATCGCGCTCCGCCGCGGTGAGCAGCTTCGAGTCCGCCACGCCCGCGACGTACCGATCGGGACGCAGGACGACGGCGCCGGCGGCCACCGGGCCGGCCAGGCAGCCCCGGCCGACCTCGTCCACGCCGGCCACGTGCGCGAACCGGGCGCGGCGGATGTCGTTCTCGATGGCGCGCGACGCCACGGGCGAACCTGCCGGGCGCTAGGCGCGCTTCTGTTCCTTCATGCGCGCGGCCTTCCCGCGCAGGTCGCGCAGGAAGTAGAGCTTGGCCCGGCGGACCTTGGCGCCGCGGACGACCTCGATCCGATCGATCGTCGGCGAGTGCAGCGGGAAGATGCGTTCGACGCCCTGGCCGAACGAGACCTTGCGCACGGTGAACGTGGCCCGCGCGCCGCCGCGATGCATGGCGATCACCGAGCCCTCGAACACCTGGATGCGCTCCTTGTCGCCCTCGCGGACCTTCACGTGCACGCGGACGGTGTCGCCAGAACGCATGGCGGGCCGCTCGGTCAGGTGGCCTTGCTCAACAGCTTCGATCGCCTTCATGACAGTCACTCCTCGGAAAAATGTCCGGCGGCCTTCCTGATCCGCTCGAATTCCCGCCGCTCCTCGTCGCCGAGCGCCGCCGGATCGACGAGGTCCGGACGCCGCGCTGCGGTGCGCCGCAACCGCTCGCGGCGACGCCACTGCGCGATCTGGGCGTGGTTGCCCGAGAGCAGCACGTCCGGCACCACGCGGCCGCGAAACTCCGCCGGCCGCGTGTAGTGCGGGTAGTCCAGCCAGGGCCCCGCGAACGAATCCTCGGCGACCGATCCCGCGTCGCCGACGGCGCCCGGCACCAGCCGGATGGCGGCATCGAGCAACACCATCGCCGGCAGCTCGCCGCCGGTGAGCACGTAGTCGCCGATCGAGACCTCGTCGGTCACCAGCGCCTCGACCACGCGCTCGTCCACGCCTTCGTACCGGCCGCAGATCACGATCAGCCTGGGCTCGCGGCTGAAGCGCTCCGCCACGGCGTGCGTCAGCCGGCGCCCCTGCGGCGACATCAACACGACCGACGTGGCCGGCCCGTGCTCGGCCTGCACGGCCTCGACCGCGCGGAACATCGGCTCGGGCTTCATCACCATCCCGGGCCCGCCGCCGTACGGCACGTCGTCGACCGTCCGGTGCCGATCGCTCGTGTAGTCGCGGAGATCGCGCACCGTGACGTCCACCAGCCCCTTCGCGCGAGCCCGCGCCACGATGCCCTCCGCGAGGATGGCCTGCACCATCGCGGGAAAGATCGTGAT from Acidobacteriota bacterium encodes:
- a CDS encoding LD-carboxypeptidase, with product MALTPTTRGGLTKFRGVPRGAGIALVAPASPFEPRELEAGLAELRRLGFEPLVDEDAFDRHPIVAGTPERRAAQLMRAIADDRTAAVVAIRGGYGSAELLPWLDADAIARARKAIVGYSDITSLHAYLHTHARVTSVHGAMIDGRLSRGEEAYDPRSFVASLGPTPLGEQSSPALEVMRSGEASGAMFGGTLTQLAASLGTPYAFDPPAGYVLFCEEVGERPYRLRRLLTQLAHAGRLSGASAVVVGALERCDEPGGGITGREVIAEFFDAFPGPVLFGFPSGHTVVPFVSIPLGVEVRVVAAPHRPRVIFEEAAAE
- the nagZ gene encoding beta-N-acetylhexosaminidase; amino-acid sequence: MWLRDFRRHVGRLAIVGFTGESVPDSLRELARAFDLGGVVYFRRNVRDPLQLAELSREVAALAGDWPLWIAVDQEGGRVARLTAPFTEWPPARVLGHSGDETLARRFAQALAAELDAVGINLDFAPVLDVLTNPANPVVGDRAISDRADDVARLGAVVIRTLQEAGIAACGKHFPGHGDASVDSHEALPVVEHDRRRLDAVELVPFRRAIAEDVAAIMTAHLLMPAFDERRPATLSSRLISGLLKRDLGFGGLVMTDDLGMKAVTAEMPGPEAAVSAIEAGCDVVLLCNAPVDEQVAALEALIYAAESGRLTTDRVDDAFGRQARAKTRFLAPARRARAGLDRVGALEHQTIARDMAAWR
- a CDS encoding helix-turn-helix domain-containing protein is translated as MDDLGFRLRSAREAQGVSLREIAARTKISVGTLEALERNDYSRLPGGIFGRAFVRAYALEIGADPDETVTAFQARLEESEREAAERGAIRAEISQDDRDFLARQRLAIRALRAVLALVVLVVIVAVVWWARRP
- a CDS encoding thiamine phosphate synthase produces the protein MPVRPGDPARLTPPVVCLVTDRRQLTPDARTEAAALTALEALIDDAIAEGIGMVQVREPDLAAASLAALVRRIVLRKGAAATLVLVNDRADVAIVASADGVHLRASSPPADRIRQLRPSWVLGRSVHAGEPRGLEDDVDYALFGTVFPSASKPAGHRAVGLDGLAAAVTASRAPVIAIGGIETPVQAAACARAGAIGVAGIRLFLPEGSVAGALGVRRAVRELTAAMAAAA
- a CDS encoding ribonuclease HII is translated as MENDIRRARFAHVAGVDEVGRGCLAGPVAAGAVVLRPDRYVAGVADSKLLTAAERDRLFAEIVDAAVCWHVAMVEPDEIDRLNIHRASLHAMRAAVMALAPLPGFVIVDAFRIPDLVMPQRAIAGGDRRCTAIAAASILAKVIRDRHMNTLHERDPRYGFDRHKGYATREHLDAMSRYGYSPVHRRSFRPPSLFDTMQD
- the rplS gene encoding 50S ribosomal protein L19, giving the protein MKAIEAVEQGHLTERPAMRSGDTVRVHVKVREGDKERIQVFEGSVIAMHRGGARATFTVRKVSFGQGVERIFPLHSPTIDRIEVVRGAKVRRAKLYFLRDLRGKAARMKEQKRA
- the trmD gene encoding tRNA (guanosine(37)-N1)-methyltransferase TrmD, coding for MVVDVITIFPAMVQAILAEGIVARARAKGLVDVTVRDLRDYTSDRHRTVDDVPYGGGPGMVMKPEPMFRAVEAVQAEHGPATSVVLMSPQGRRLTHAVAERFSREPRLIVICGRYEGVDERVVEALVTDEVSIGDYVLTGGELPAMVLLDAAIRLVPGAVGDAGSVAEDSFAGPWLDYPHYTRPAEFRGRVVPDVLLSGNHAQIAQWRRRERLRRTAARRPDLVDPAALGDEERREFERIRKAAGHFSEE